One genomic region from Amycolatopsis sp. FBCC-B4732 encodes:
- a CDS encoding RimK family alpha-L-glutamate ligase, whose product MHHPDDFPDAWLRGKERKLLDLYLPAAEKSGLGFEFVPARELVPAVGRRPHLYRSERDLLEERGCFLLEQTSADPQAAQFLGAIYEVVAASDSVLVNRTTTDLEFLERDKLAIADRAGALGVPHLPTLVVPPGRHAQRVLRHLPLLGDGPWLLKPREMSMGRAVLRFSSEEELRSGLDLVAQSGSSYVLQPYLVNEGDLRVYLIDGVVSGAQLRRPAAGGLLANTSRGGHVSTFDVPAELGDWCRRITDSLGARYLCVDWLVTGTGFVLNEWCTTLGGFSFLPSPQREERADALFAFIAREIERAESPLRQTVTA is encoded by the coding sequence GTGCACCATCCCGACGACTTCCCGGACGCGTGGCTGCGCGGCAAAGAACGGAAACTGCTCGACCTTTACCTGCCGGCCGCCGAAAAGTCCGGCTTGGGTTTCGAATTCGTCCCGGCGCGCGAACTCGTCCCGGCGGTCGGCCGCCGTCCGCACCTGTACCGCTCGGAACGCGATCTGCTCGAAGAGCGGGGCTGTTTCCTGCTCGAGCAGACCAGCGCCGACCCGCAGGCGGCCCAGTTCCTCGGAGCGATCTACGAGGTCGTCGCGGCCAGCGACAGCGTTCTGGTCAACCGCACCACCACGGACCTCGAGTTCCTGGAGCGCGACAAGCTGGCCATCGCCGACCGGGCGGGCGCGCTGGGCGTGCCGCACCTGCCGACGCTGGTCGTGCCGCCCGGCAGGCACGCGCAGCGGGTGCTGCGGCACCTGCCCCTGCTCGGTGACGGGCCGTGGCTGCTCAAGCCCCGCGAGATGTCGATGGGCCGCGCGGTGCTCAGGTTCTCGAGCGAGGAAGAACTGCGTTCGGGACTGGACCTGGTCGCCCAGAGCGGCAGCAGCTACGTGCTCCAGCCGTACCTGGTCAACGAAGGTGACCTCCGGGTGTACCTGATCGACGGCGTCGTCTCCGGTGCGCAGCTGCGCCGGCCGGCCGCGGGCGGCCTGCTGGCGAACACGAGCAGGGGCGGTCACGTGAGCACGTTCGACGTGCCTGCGGAGCTGGGTGACTGGTGCCGCCGGATCACCGACAGCCTGGGCGCCCGCTACCTCTGCGTCGACTGGCTGGTCACCGGCACGGGCTTCGTGCTGAACGAGTGGTGCACCACCCTGGGCGGCTTCAGCTTCCTCCCCTCGCCGCAGCGGGAAGAGCGCGCGGACGCCTTGTTCGCGTTCATCGCGCGGGAGATCGAGCGAGCCGAAAGCCCGCTGCGCCAGACCGTCACCGCTTGA
- a CDS encoding TetR family transcriptional regulator — MPRWEEGSEERMKQSAMELFEEQGFEATTAVQIAERARVTTRTFFRYFPDKEEILFADADLLNAALVRELLRTPDLEQPLRTVVRTLAGYDWEKLGSRDLLRRRSRLIASNPGLLERDLIKRHQMAEGFRRALGERGVDPDTAELAASTGSQIFGTAYRKWLESDDSDLTTITDSVTSLLADIVPAARPPRGRRRAPAAPAAK, encoded by the coding sequence ATGCCCCGGTGGGAAGAAGGCAGCGAAGAGCGGATGAAGCAGTCCGCCATGGAGCTGTTCGAGGAACAAGGCTTCGAGGCCACCACCGCGGTCCAGATCGCGGAACGCGCCCGCGTCACCACCCGGACGTTCTTCCGCTACTTCCCCGACAAGGAAGAAATCCTCTTCGCCGACGCGGACCTGCTCAACGCGGCGCTCGTCCGGGAACTCCTGCGGACGCCCGACCTCGAACAGCCACTTCGGACCGTGGTCCGGACCCTGGCCGGGTACGACTGGGAAAAACTCGGCTCACGAGACCTCCTGCGCCGGCGAAGCAGGCTGATCGCGTCGAACCCGGGGTTGCTGGAACGCGATCTGATCAAGCGGCACCAGATGGCCGAGGGGTTCCGCCGGGCACTGGGCGAGCGCGGAGTCGATCCCGACACCGCGGAGCTGGCAGCCAGTACGGGAAGCCAGATCTTCGGTACGGCCTACCGCAAGTGGCTGGAAAGTGACGACAGCGACCTGACGACCATCACCGACTCCGTGACGTCCCTTCTCGCCGACATCGTGCCCGCGGCCCGGCCACCACGAGGACGCCGCCGGGCGCCGGCCGCTCCGGCCGCGAAGTAG
- a CDS encoding LysR family transcriptional regulator encodes MESRHLRYALALAEHQHFGRAAASLGIAQPPLSTQIAAVEREVGERLFDRTPRGVFPTAAGTAFLARARRALGEMSAAAVEAGRAARGETGQLRMGFIGSALLDPLPGVLGRFRKARPDVRLDLREMNSAEGTAALVAGELDVAVGRGAPRGARVDGLVTVPIGADHLVAVVGTAHPFAGRAAIRLEQLAAERLIISAPAQEPAVAARLRDLFGTGAAALDAATTSRDVHTIIGLAACDVGVGLGPARMRLIARKDVWFCDITPHVRLPDLQLSFRAADDSPVLAAFLNVVRANCAEVGSRLDDVLARREARSVKQ; translated from the coding sequence ATGGAGTCCCGTCACCTCCGCTACGCCCTCGCGCTGGCCGAGCACCAGCACTTCGGCCGCGCGGCCGCATCCCTCGGCATCGCCCAGCCGCCGCTGTCCACCCAGATCGCGGCCGTCGAACGCGAGGTCGGCGAGCGGCTCTTCGACCGCACGCCCCGCGGGGTGTTCCCGACCGCGGCCGGTACCGCGTTCCTGGCCCGCGCCCGGCGGGCACTGGGCGAGATGTCCGCCGCCGCGGTCGAAGCCGGCCGCGCGGCCCGCGGCGAGACGGGACAGCTGCGCATGGGCTTCATCGGCTCGGCCCTGCTCGACCCGCTACCCGGCGTGCTGGGCCGGTTCCGCAAGGCCCGGCCGGACGTCCGGCTCGACCTGCGCGAGATGAACAGCGCGGAGGGGACGGCCGCCTTGGTCGCCGGCGAACTCGACGTCGCGGTCGGCCGCGGCGCACCGCGCGGCGCGCGCGTGGACGGCCTGGTGACCGTCCCCATCGGCGCCGACCACCTGGTCGCCGTCGTCGGCACCGCCCACCCCTTCGCCGGCCGCGCGGCGATCCGGCTCGAGCAGCTCGCGGCCGAGCGCCTGATCATCTCGGCACCCGCGCAGGAACCCGCCGTGGCCGCGCGCCTGCGCGACCTGTTCGGCACCGGCGCGGCCGCGCTGGACGCCGCGACGACGTCCCGGGACGTCCACACGATCATCGGCCTGGCGGCGTGTGACGTCGGTGTCGGCCTCGGCCCGGCCCGGATGCGGCTGATCGCCCGCAAGGACGTCTGGTTCTGCGACATCACCCCGCACGTCCGCCTCCCGGACCTGCAGCTGTCCTTCCGCGCGGCCGACGACTCCCCGGTGCTCGCGGCGTTCCTGAACGTCGTCCGCGCCAACTGCGCCGAGGTCGGCTCCCGGCTCGACGACGTCCTCGCCCGCCGCGAAGCCCGATCGGTCAAGCAGTAG
- a CDS encoding cupin domain-containing protein, with protein sequence MKEEKNAVSPHGVPFVAGRDTAPAYWAFGVLWVVLAASEQTGGAFSVMEQWMPAEGGPPPHVHPIDEWFTVLEGSIEFRVGDQPPMRATAGDSVWIPRGTVHGFTTRSAAHVLNGYTPGGFEQVIMGLGTPAERRELPPPDLAFDPRSAAQLMDNFWSASADTAWAAKWTH encoded by the coding sequence GTGAAGGAAGAGAAGAACGCCGTCTCCCCGCATGGCGTGCCGTTCGTGGCCGGGAGGGACACCGCGCCGGCGTACTGGGCGTTCGGCGTCCTCTGGGTCGTGCTGGCGGCCTCGGAACAGACCGGGGGAGCGTTCTCGGTGATGGAGCAGTGGATGCCGGCGGAGGGCGGGCCGCCGCCTCACGTGCACCCGATCGACGAGTGGTTCACCGTGCTCGAAGGCTCCATCGAATTCCGGGTCGGGGACCAGCCGCCGATGCGCGCGACGGCGGGTGACTCGGTGTGGATCCCGCGCGGAACGGTGCACGGTTTCACCACCCGGAGCGCCGCCCACGTGCTCAACGGCTACACGCCGGGCGGGTTCGAGCAGGTCATCATGGGGTTGGGCACTCCCGCGGAGCGGCGTGAACTGCCGCCGCCCGACCTCGCCTTCGATCCGCGCTCCGCGGCGCAGCTGATGGACAACTTCTGGTCGGCGAGCGCCGACACGGCCTGGGCCGCGAAGTGGACCCACTGA
- the guaB gene encoding IMP dehydrogenase, with product MVSEEVFPAKFDSLGLTFDDVLLLPAESDVIPSQVDTTTRLTRNVTLKMPLVSAAMDTVTEAKMAIAMARQGGIGVLHRNLPAEAQARQVETVKRSEAGMVTDPVTCRPTQTLAEVDALCARYRISGVPVVDDDGKLAGIITNRDMRFEMDPQRPVAEVMTKSPLITAPVGVTPEEALRLLRENKVEKLPIVEDGGRLVGLITVKDFAKNEQFPDAARDKAGRLLVAAAIGVGEDALNRAKLLVDAGVDVLMVDTAHGHQGDVLTAVAAAKRLFADGVDVVGGNVATRAGAQALIDAGADAVKVGVGPGSICTTRVVAGVGVPQISAIYEASLACAAAGVPVIGDGGIQYSGDIAKALASGADTVMLGSLLAGTGEAPGELVYIDGEQYKTYRGMGSLGAMQSRNGTKSFSKDRYFQGDVLAEENLVPQGIEGRTSFRGPVADVVYQLVGGLRAGMGFVGARTIADLQQAQLVRITAAGLRESHPHDITITTDAPNYNSPGRR from the coding sequence ATGGTCAGCGAAGAAGTATTCCCGGCGAAGTTCGACTCCCTCGGTCTCACCTTCGACGACGTGCTGCTGCTCCCCGCCGAATCCGACGTGATCCCCAGCCAGGTCGACACCACGACGCGGCTAACCCGGAACGTCACCCTCAAGATGCCGCTCGTCTCCGCGGCGATGGACACCGTCACCGAAGCCAAGATGGCGATCGCCATGGCCCGGCAGGGCGGCATCGGCGTTCTGCACCGCAACCTGCCGGCCGAGGCCCAAGCACGCCAGGTCGAAACCGTGAAGCGTTCCGAAGCGGGAATGGTCACCGACCCGGTCACCTGCCGGCCGACCCAGACCCTCGCCGAAGTCGACGCGCTTTGCGCCCGGTACCGCATTTCCGGTGTGCCGGTGGTGGACGACGACGGCAAGCTGGCGGGGATCATCACCAACCGCGACATGCGGTTCGAAATGGATCCGCAGCGCCCGGTCGCCGAGGTGATGACGAAGTCCCCCCTCATCACGGCTCCGGTCGGCGTGACTCCCGAAGAGGCTTTGCGTCTCCTGCGCGAAAACAAGGTCGAAAAGCTGCCGATCGTCGAAGACGGTGGCCGGCTCGTCGGGCTGATCACCGTCAAGGACTTCGCGAAGAACGAGCAGTTCCCGGACGCCGCGCGGGACAAGGCGGGGCGGCTGCTGGTCGCGGCCGCGATCGGCGTCGGCGAAGATGCCCTCAACCGGGCGAAGCTGCTGGTCGACGCCGGCGTCGACGTCCTCATGGTCGACACGGCCCACGGTCACCAGGGCGACGTCCTGACCGCGGTGGCCGCCGCGAAGCGCCTTTTCGCCGACGGGGTCGACGTCGTCGGCGGGAACGTCGCCACGCGCGCGGGAGCACAAGCGCTGATCGACGCGGGCGCCGATGCCGTCAAGGTGGGCGTGGGCCCGGGTTCGATCTGCACCACCCGGGTGGTCGCCGGAGTCGGCGTCCCGCAGATCAGCGCGATCTACGAGGCTTCGCTCGCCTGCGCCGCCGCCGGCGTGCCGGTGATCGGTGACGGCGGGATCCAGTACTCCGGCGACATCGCCAAAGCGCTCGCGTCGGGAGCCGACACCGTGATGCTCGGCAGTCTCCTCGCCGGCACCGGCGAAGCGCCCGGCGAACTCGTGTACATCGACGGCGAGCAGTACAAGACCTACCGCGGCATGGGCTCCCTGGGAGCCATGCAGTCCCGCAACGGCACCAAGTCGTTCTCGAAGGACCGCTACTTCCAGGGCGATGTCCTGGCGGAGGAAAACCTCGTCCCGCAGGGCATCGAGGGACGCACGTCGTTCCGTGGACCGGTAGCCGACGTCGTGTACCAGCTCGTCGGGGGGCTGCGCGCCGGCATGGGCTTCGTCGGCGCCCGCACGATCGCCGACCTGCAGCAGGCCCAGCTGGTCCGGATCACCGCGGCCGGTCTGCGCGAAAGCCACCCGCACGACATCACCATCACGACCGACGCCCCCAACTACAACTCACCGGGCCGCCGCTGA
- a CDS encoding AI-2E family transporter — protein MTADQPVGGEREHSEEVLSSVPRGLRVAAAVSWRALVVAGALTVVGFLVVKLASVVVPVAVALLLAGLFSPAVSWLTRKKVPRGLATAIVLVVGIALAGGVVTFVVITVTAGMPGLIDQVTASVTDLHTWLRTGPLHLSQGQLDEMLGNLTSMLGRNKSVIASGALTTAVTVGELLAEFVLAVFCLIFFLAQGRTIWMFVLRAVPARLRDRVDVAGRSGFTTLAHYIRGTAAVAFVDAAGIGLGLVIIGVPLAAPLSALVFLGAFVPVIGSVIAGAVAVLVALVTKGALSAIIVLAVVVGVMQIESHVLQPLLLGRAVRLHPLAVVLALTIGLVAAGVIGALLAVPLLAVFSSGVRSMTTRPETD, from the coding sequence ATGACAGCCGATCAGCCGGTGGGCGGGGAGAGGGAGCACTCCGAGGAGGTCCTGTCCTCGGTTCCCCGCGGACTCCGGGTCGCGGCCGCCGTCTCGTGGCGCGCGCTGGTCGTCGCGGGTGCGCTGACCGTCGTGGGCTTCCTGGTCGTCAAACTGGCCTCCGTGGTGGTCCCCGTCGCGGTGGCCCTGTTGCTGGCCGGTCTGTTCTCGCCCGCGGTTTCCTGGCTGACTCGCAAGAAGGTCCCACGCGGGCTCGCCACCGCGATCGTGCTCGTCGTGGGCATCGCGCTGGCCGGCGGCGTGGTCACGTTCGTGGTCATCACGGTCACCGCGGGCATGCCCGGGCTGATCGACCAGGTCACCGCGAGCGTGACGGACCTGCACACCTGGCTGCGCACCGGGCCGCTGCACCTGAGCCAGGGCCAGCTCGACGAAATGCTCGGCAACCTGACGTCCATGCTCGGCCGGAACAAATCGGTCATCGCCTCCGGGGCGCTCACCACGGCGGTGACCGTGGGGGAACTGCTCGCCGAGTTCGTACTGGCGGTGTTCTGCCTGATCTTCTTCCTCGCCCAGGGCCGCACGATCTGGATGTTCGTGCTGCGGGCCGTGCCGGCACGGCTCCGTGATCGCGTGGACGTGGCCGGGCGCAGCGGGTTCACCACCCTGGCGCACTACATCCGCGGCACCGCCGCCGTCGCGTTCGTCGACGCCGCCGGCATCGGCCTCGGGCTGGTGATCATCGGGGTCCCGCTGGCGGCTCCGTTGAGCGCGCTCGTCTTCCTCGGCGCGTTCGTCCCGGTCATCGGCTCGGTGATCGCGGGCGCGGTCGCCGTCCTCGTGGCCCTCGTGACCAAGGGTGCCTTGTCGGCGATCATCGTGCTCGCCGTCGTCGTCGGCGTCATGCAGATCGAAAGCCACGTCCTGCAGCCGCTGCTGCTCGGGCGGGCCGTCCGGCTGCATCCGCTGGCGGTCGTCCTCGCCCTGACCATCGGCCTCGTCGCCGCAGGCGTCATCGGCGCTCTTCTCGCGGTGCCCCTGCTCGCCGTCTTCAGTTCGGGTGTGCGCAGCATGACCACCCGGCCGGAAACGGATTGA
- a CDS encoding DUF6875 domain-containing protein, with protein sequence MNSELAELAATEPDAAALVGVAEAAALAESHPWYVDGLRWLDEFIMRPDRRLGRRGAVCPFVAPALAQDIVCFTTLRSPGRTASDAYERCLVLADLFLERFAGKPEFRSAALLAFFPDVEPEAAADFIDGGHRLLRMPFVRLGLMIGEFHPRSTVASVHNPEFTVGRSPVPIFAVRALSGHDLMFLDRDDYPPAVRYEFVRQFDRYLGAQLGPAARARLDRRLEDLREAALEGGNR encoded by the coding sequence ATGAACAGCGAGCTCGCGGAACTCGCGGCCACCGAACCGGATGCCGCGGCACTGGTGGGCGTGGCGGAAGCGGCGGCGCTGGCGGAGAGCCACCCGTGGTACGTCGACGGTCTGCGCTGGCTCGACGAATTCATCATGCGGCCCGACCGGCGATTGGGGCGGCGCGGGGCGGTCTGCCCGTTCGTGGCGCCCGCGCTGGCCCAGGACATCGTCTGCTTCACGACCCTCCGGTCGCCGGGGCGGACCGCGAGCGACGCCTACGAACGCTGCCTGGTCCTGGCCGACCTGTTCCTGGAGCGGTTCGCCGGAAAGCCGGAGTTCCGCTCGGCGGCGCTGCTGGCGTTCTTCCCGGACGTCGAGCCCGAGGCCGCGGCGGACTTCATCGACGGCGGCCACCGGCTGCTGCGGATGCCGTTCGTGCGGCTGGGCCTGATGATCGGCGAGTTCCACCCGCGCAGCACCGTCGCCAGCGTGCACAACCCCGAGTTCACGGTCGGCCGGTCACCCGTCCCGATCTTCGCCGTGCGCGCGCTTTCCGGGCACGACCTCATGTTCCTCGACCGTGACGACTACCCACCCGCCGTGCGCTACGAGTTCGTCCGGCAGTTCGACCGGTACCTGGGCGCCCAGCTCGGGCCGGCGGCGCGCGCCCGGCTGGACCGGCGGCTCGAAGACCTGCGCGAAGCCGCGCTGGAGGGCGGAAACCGATGA
- a CDS encoding muconolactone Delta-isomerase family protein, with the protein MPPNPGTAQTFMVVGTLRDDTDLAEFAALREDEHKQLEVLRSQGKVGAHYVSPARRATFVEIVAADQEQVAETLATLPFARFFDADVYPLAPADAR; encoded by the coding sequence ATGCCTCCGAACCCCGGCACGGCACAGACGTTCATGGTGGTCGGAACCCTCCGGGACGACACCGACCTCGCGGAATTCGCCGCGCTGAGAGAGGACGAGCACAAGCAGCTGGAAGTGTTGCGCTCGCAGGGAAAGGTCGGCGCCCACTACGTTTCCCCGGCGCGGCGGGCGACGTTCGTCGAGATCGTGGCCGCCGATCAGGAACAAGTGGCGGAGACCCTGGCCACCTTGCCCTTCGCCCGGTTCTTCGATGCCGACGTCTACCCGCTCGCACCCGCGGACGCCCGCTGA
- a CDS encoding helix-turn-helix domain-containing protein, whose translation MIPDQYDPATRVADKFDDENYPGYTMGRAAEMLGTTQNFLRSLDDVGLITPQRSAGGHRRYSRHQLRIAARVRQLVDEGTAIDAACRIISLEDQLHEARQRNPSPQPAD comes from the coding sequence ATGATCCCTGACCAATACGACCCGGCCACCCGCGTGGCCGACAAGTTCGACGACGAGAACTACCCCGGCTACACCATGGGCCGGGCCGCGGAAATGCTCGGTACCACGCAGAACTTCCTGCGCAGTCTCGACGACGTCGGCCTGATCACCCCGCAGCGCTCCGCCGGCGGGCACCGGCGCTACTCCCGCCACCAGCTGCGCATCGCCGCGCGAGTGCGGCAGCTCGTCGACGAGGGCACGGCCATCGACGCCGCCTGCCGCATCATCTCCCTCGAAGACCAGCTCCACGAAGCCCGACAACGCAACCCCAGTCCCCAACCCGCCGACTGA
- a CDS encoding DUF6480 family protein has translation MTAPGPEPDEVPGLERGGSVTPGDTPPDAGQTSGLSHPQPMPSKTVPVLALVLIGVIVLGVAAFFLLRAFDLFG, from the coding sequence ATGACCGCGCCGGGACCCGAGCCCGACGAGGTGCCGGGCCTGGAACGGGGCGGTTCGGTCACCCCCGGCGACACCCCGCCCGACGCCGGGCAGACCTCCGGCCTGTCCCACCCGCAGCCGATGCCGTCGAAGACGGTTCCGGTGCTCGCGCTCGTCCTGATCGGGGTCATCGTGCTGGGGGTGGCCGCGTTCTTCCTGCTGCGCGCCTTCGACCTCTTCGGCTGA
- a CDS encoding MFS transporter has product MRPAAQAVLLSGTFVQLMSVTVMQLAVPRIRHDLAAGSGAGQLALVGYTLTYACALITAARLGDRFGYRRVFVTGTAVFTLASLAAAAAPDVGSLVAARLVQGAGSGLVAPQILSLIQTAVPADRRAGVLGRYGATMAVASLAGPLCCGVLLHFDPLGLGWRLALALPVPVGVVSLALVRILPGGRAPADASRVDPVGAALSLTGLILLVLPLTLGQDAGWPAWTWASLALGLGLLAAFAAAQRRVRDPLVRPEALSASRTRWGIGAVFLFNAGIPSFSLLLSLHLQGALHRDPLVTALTVAPYAVGALLGSAVAEAAARRFGAAALAAASAGLAVVSLLVIPVLARPAPVLWAVLGGGGFAFGVFTASAFSLVLNRVPVSVASSVSGLLATAQQLGGTLGVALAGVAYAAGALDAAMGYEAVVFLLAAAATARLRKPATENPAGVGLRRRTAVVPAPGPRGVGDVERERLGACVGGGAVAEPAVGFGDEDGIGGDVRRKRLA; this is encoded by the coding sequence ATGAGGCCCGCCGCGCAAGCCGTGCTGTTGTCGGGGACGTTCGTCCAGCTGATGAGCGTCACCGTGATGCAGCTCGCCGTCCCGCGCATCCGCCACGACCTCGCCGCCGGCTCGGGCGCGGGCCAGCTCGCGCTGGTCGGCTACACGCTGACCTACGCCTGCGCGCTGATCACCGCGGCCCGGCTCGGCGACCGGTTCGGCTACCGGCGGGTGTTCGTCACCGGCACGGCCGTGTTCACGCTGGCGTCGCTGGCCGCGGCCGCCGCGCCGGACGTCGGGTCCCTCGTGGCCGCCCGGCTGGTGCAGGGCGCCGGCAGCGGCCTGGTCGCGCCGCAGATCCTGTCGCTGATCCAGACCGCGGTGCCCGCGGACCGGCGGGCCGGGGTCCTGGGCCGGTACGGGGCGACGATGGCCGTGGCGTCGCTGGCCGGCCCGCTGTGCTGCGGCGTCCTGCTGCACTTCGACCCGCTCGGGCTGGGCTGGCGGCTGGCACTGGCCCTGCCGGTGCCGGTGGGGGTCGTGTCGCTGGCCCTGGTCCGGATCCTGCCCGGCGGGCGGGCCCCGGCGGACGCGAGCCGGGTGGATCCGGTCGGCGCCGCGTTGTCGCTGACCGGGCTGATCCTGCTCGTGCTGCCGCTGACCCTCGGCCAGGACGCGGGCTGGCCGGCCTGGACGTGGGCGAGCCTGGCCCTCGGGCTGGGCCTGCTCGCCGCCTTCGCCGCGGCACAACGCCGAGTGCGCGACCCCTTGGTGCGGCCGGAAGCGCTGAGCGCGTCGAGGACCCGGTGGGGCATCGGCGCGGTGTTCCTCTTCAACGCCGGGATCCCGTCGTTCAGCCTGCTGCTTTCCTTGCACTTGCAGGGCGCGCTGCACCGCGACCCCCTGGTGACCGCGTTGACCGTCGCACCGTACGCGGTCGGCGCCCTGCTCGGCAGCGCGGTCGCCGAAGCCGCGGCACGCCGGTTCGGCGCCGCGGCGCTCGCCGCCGCGTCCGCCGGCCTGGCCGTCGTGTCGCTGCTGGTCATTCCGGTGCTGGCCAGGCCGGCGCCGGTCCTGTGGGCGGTGCTCGGGGGCGGCGGCTTCGCGTTCGGCGTTTTCACGGCATCGGCGTTTTCCCTGGTCCTGAACCGGGTTCCGGTGTCCGTGGCCAGTTCCGTGTCGGGGTTGCTGGCCACCGCGCAGCAACTCGGCGGCACACTCGGCGTGGCCCTGGCCGGGGTCGCCTACGCCGCCGGGGCCCTGGACGCGGCGATGGGCTACGAGGCCGTCGTGTTCCTGCTCGCGGCCGCGGCCACGGCCCGCTTGCGGAAGCCCGCCACGGAAAACCCCGCAGGGGTGGGTCTTCGCCGTCGGACAGCTGTCGTACCGGCTCCTGGACCTCGCGGGGTCGGTGATGTCGAGCGCGAGCGGCTCGGCGCCTGCGTAGGTGGTGGCGCCGTGGCCGAACCCGCGGTCGGCTTCGGTGACGAGGACGGTATTGGTGGCGATGTCCGTCGAAAGCGCCTGGCGTAG
- a CDS encoding alpha/beta fold hydrolase, giving the protein MTETTAFVLVHGAWHSSLHWAATQRALAAQGTVGVAVDLPGHGVTAPLPSGYLRPGQPGLATEPSALAGLTTEVLVDALIADLAEVRRRFSRVVLVAHSAGGGPASAAVERHTDLVDHVVYLSAFVPAGRPRFGDYVTDPVNAGAAHAPRTGDPDVLGAFRINPLSPDPAEVEAIRRAFLTDWPADRPGWRLTLHPDEPVASLAGAYPVTAGRWGRVPRSYIRLTDDLALPPATQDLMIAEADRLTPEHPFAVHSLPGGHSPFLTRPGELAELLGRIAKQA; this is encoded by the coding sequence ATGACTGAAACCACCGCTTTCGTCCTCGTTCACGGTGCCTGGCACTCCTCACTGCACTGGGCCGCCACCCAGCGGGCACTGGCCGCGCAAGGCACCGTCGGCGTCGCCGTGGACCTCCCGGGGCACGGCGTGACCGCGCCGCTGCCGTCCGGGTACCTCCGGCCCGGGCAGCCCGGGCTGGCGACCGAGCCCTCCGCGCTCGCCGGGCTGACCACCGAGGTGCTCGTCGACGCCCTGATCGCCGACCTCGCCGAGGTGCGCCGCCGGTTCTCCCGCGTGGTCCTCGTCGCGCACAGCGCGGGCGGCGGGCCCGCCTCGGCCGCGGTCGAGCGGCACACCGACCTGGTCGACCACGTCGTCTACCTGTCGGCGTTCGTGCCCGCCGGACGGCCGCGCTTCGGCGACTACGTGACGGACCCGGTGAACGCCGGCGCCGCCCACGCACCCCGGACCGGCGACCCCGACGTCCTCGGCGCCTTCCGGATCAACCCGCTCTCGCCCGACCCCGCCGAGGTCGAGGCGATCCGGCGGGCCTTCCTGACCGACTGGCCCGCGGACCGGCCGGGCTGGCGCCTGACGCTGCACCCCGACGAACCGGTGGCTTCGCTCGCCGGCGCGTACCCGGTGACCGCCGGGCGGTGGGGCCGGGTGCCGCGCAGCTACATCCGGCTGACCGACGACCTGGCGCTGCCGCCGGCCACCCAGGACCTGATGATCGCCGAAGCGGACCGCCTGACCCCGGAGCACCCGTTCGCGGTGCACTCCCTGCCCGGCGGGCACTCGCCGTTCCTGACCCGCCCCGGCGAGCTCGCCGAACTGCTCGGCCGGATCGCGAAGCAGGCATGA
- a CDS encoding molybdopterin cofactor-binding domain-containing protein, which yields MWDKAQWVVGGTQQELAAVFGIPQTSARVISPFVGGAIGSGLRAWPHSTFAALAARETGRPVSGQPFSTRRLRECYDVGAREFDFAARVVNQLKRHPPPVLVANGDHDRMVPTKNTHDLARRLHDRFVAKTLEFLAR from the coding sequence GTGTGGGACAAGGCCCAGTGGGTAGTCGGTGGCACGCAACAAGAGCTCGCAGCCGTGTTCGGCATCCCGCAGACCTCGGCCCGGGTGATCTCGCCCTTCGTCGGCGGCGCGATCGGCAGCGGCCTGCGGGCCTGGCCGCACAGCACCTTCGCCGCGCTGGCAGCTCGCGAAACGGGCCGTCCCGTCAGCGGGCAGCCGTTCTCCACCCGCCGGCTGCGCGAATGCTACGACGTCGGCGCACGGGAGTTCGATTTCGCTGCCCGCGTAGTAAACCAGCTCAAACGGCATCCACCACCCGTGCTGGTCGCCAACGGCGACCACGACCGGATGGTGCCGACGAAGAACACCCACGACCTGGCCCGGCGCCTCCACGACCGGTTCGTCGCCAAGACCCTCGAGTTCCTCGCGCGGTAG